One genomic window of Hymenobacter sp. J193 includes the following:
- a CDS encoding AraC family transcriptional regulator, with protein MGIEDASYFSRLFRKHTGLTPLAFRKRHTPS; from the coding sequence GTGGGCATCGAGGATGCTTCCTACTTCAGCCGGCTGTTCAGGAAGCACACGGGCCTGACCCCGCTGGCTTTTCGCAAGCGGCATACTCCGTCCTAG